In Neomonachus schauinslandi chromosome 6, ASM220157v2, whole genome shotgun sequence, a genomic segment contains:
- the EFNA4 gene encoding ephrin-A4 isoform X3, translated as MRLLPLLRTVLWAALLSSPLRGGSGLRHAVYWNSSNPRLLGGDAVVKLELNDYLDIFCPHYEGPGPPDGPETFALYMVERPGYEACQAQGPGAFKRWECALPFAPFGPVRFSEKIQRFTPFSLGFEFLPGETYYYISVPTPESSGKCLRLQVSVCCKESRARALPRLPGGGAPASRAGSSQASQTNGRVTGRSEGLR; from the exons ATGCGGCTGCTGCCCCTGCTGCGGACTGTCCTCTGGGCCGCGCTCCTCAGCTCCCCGCTGCGAGGGGGCTCCGGCCTCCGCCACGCTGTCTACTGGAACTCCAGTAACCCCAG GCTGCTTGGAGGAGACGCCGTGGTGAAGCTGGAGCTCAACGATTACCTAGACATCTTCTGCCCGCACTATGAGGGGCCAGGGCCCCCTGATGGCCCCGAGACGTTCGCTTTATACATGGTGGAGCGGCCAGGCTATGAGGCCTGCCAGGCCCAGGGGCCAGGAGCCTTCAAGCGCTGGGAGTGCGCCCTCCCCTTCGCTCCCTTTGGCCCGGTTCGATTCTCTGAGAAGATTCAGCGCTTCACACCCTTCTCCCTTGGCTTTGAGTTCTTGCCTGGAGAGACCTACTACTACATCT CGGTACCAACTCCCGAGAGTTCTGGCAAGTGCTTGAGGCTCCAGGTGTCTGTCTGCTGCAAGGAGAGCA GAGCCAGAGCCCTCCCGAGACTCCCTGGAGGAGGGGCCCCTGCCTCTCGAGCTGGGAGCAGTCAAGCCAGCCAGACCAACGGAAGAGTGACGGGGAGGTCAGAGGGTCTGAGGTGA
- the EFNA4 gene encoding ephrin-A4 isoform X1 produces MRLLPLLRTVLWAALLSSPLRGGSGLRHAVYWNSSNPRLLGGDAVVKLELNDYLDIFCPHYEGPGPPDGPETFALYMVERPGYEACQAQGPGAFKRWECALPFAPFGPVRFSEKIQRFTPFSLGFEFLPGETYYYISVPTPESSGKCLRLQVSVCCKESKSESAHPVGSPGESGTSGWRGGGALSPLCLLLLFLLPILRLLRVL; encoded by the exons ATGCGGCTGCTGCCCCTGCTGCGGACTGTCCTCTGGGCCGCGCTCCTCAGCTCCCCGCTGCGAGGGGGCTCCGGCCTCCGCCACGCTGTCTACTGGAACTCCAGTAACCCCAG GCTGCTTGGAGGAGACGCCGTGGTGAAGCTGGAGCTCAACGATTACCTAGACATCTTCTGCCCGCACTATGAGGGGCCAGGGCCCCCTGATGGCCCCGAGACGTTCGCTTTATACATGGTGGAGCGGCCAGGCTATGAGGCCTGCCAGGCCCAGGGGCCAGGAGCCTTCAAGCGCTGGGAGTGCGCCCTCCCCTTCGCTCCCTTTGGCCCGGTTCGATTCTCTGAGAAGATTCAGCGCTTCACACCCTTCTCCCTTGGCTTTGAGTTCTTGCCTGGAGAGACCTACTACTACATCT CGGTACCAACTCCCGAGAGTTCTGGCAAGTGCTTGAGGCTCCAGGTGTCTGTCTGCTGCAAGGAGAGCA AGTCAGAGTCAGCCCATCCTGTTGGAAGCCCAGGAGAGAGCGGCACATCAGGGTGGCGAGGGGGAGGTGCTCTCAGCCCCCTCTGTCTCTTGCTGCTGTTCCTGCTGCCAATTCTGCGCCTCCTGCGAGTTCTCTGA
- the EFNA4 gene encoding ephrin-A4 isoform X2 — protein sequence MRLLPLLRTVLWAALLSSPLRGGSGLRHAVYWNSSNPRLLGGDAVVKLELNDYLDIFCPHYEGPGPPDGPETFALYMVERPGYEACQAQGPGAFKRWECALPFAPFGPVRFSEKIQRFTPFSLGFEFLPGETYYYISVPTPESSGKCLRLQVSVCCKESSKWSESAHPVGSPGESGTSGWRGGGALSPLCLLLLFLLPILRLLRVL from the exons ATGCGGCTGCTGCCCCTGCTGCGGACTGTCCTCTGGGCCGCGCTCCTCAGCTCCCCGCTGCGAGGGGGCTCCGGCCTCCGCCACGCTGTCTACTGGAACTCCAGTAACCCCAG GCTGCTTGGAGGAGACGCCGTGGTGAAGCTGGAGCTCAACGATTACCTAGACATCTTCTGCCCGCACTATGAGGGGCCAGGGCCCCCTGATGGCCCCGAGACGTTCGCTTTATACATGGTGGAGCGGCCAGGCTATGAGGCCTGCCAGGCCCAGGGGCCAGGAGCCTTCAAGCGCTGGGAGTGCGCCCTCCCCTTCGCTCCCTTTGGCCCGGTTCGATTCTCTGAGAAGATTCAGCGCTTCACACCCTTCTCCCTTGGCTTTGAGTTCTTGCCTGGAGAGACCTACTACTACATCT CGGTACCAACTCCCGAGAGTTCTGGCAAGTGCTTGAGGCTCCAGGTGTCTGTCTGCTGCAAGGAGAGCAGTAAGTGG TCAGAGTCAGCCCATCCTGTTGGAAGCCCAGGAGAGAGCGGCACATCAGGGTGGCGAGGGGGAGGTGCTCTCAGCCCCCTCTGTCTCTTGCTGCTGTTCCTGCTGCCAATTCTGCGCCTCCTGCGAGTTCTCTGA